The DNA region aaattaaattttctttttgaaaaattatatattctttcttttttagaatttatcggggtatttatgttttaataaaaaattataaagccATTTTATCTATTTGACTGGCCttggaggacattgacaattttttagtaatttggaGGACATTGTTCTagttcaaagtttaaaaaagatatggtcaattgagtggtagtttgaggggatatgttttttttttttttttccttggatttGAGATGGGTCATTCATGGGTCGAAAAAAACGACATTTTTAGTGCTACGTTAGCATTTTTGTcatgtcaaattaaaataataataactttattaaaaaatatatataaaataattaaaatctgaaaagaacaataacaaaaaataaaaggagccCCAAGGCCTAATGGACCCCCTTGGGACGAGCCACCCTTTGCCATCCGGCACCATCCCCAACCCAGCGGTAGGGGTGCCCCTTTgggttctttgtttttttaattgttctctttttaagattttaatttaataaaattaaaagttatttaaatttaatgtgtcaaAAATGCTGATGTGGCATTAACAGACGTCATCTTATTGGACAAAAAACACACGGAATGACCTATTTTAAATCGAGATatgttagaatctaataaaaactccatattttgtccataaaagtccAGGTGGCAAaatgtcacatcatttttttttttttttttgtcttttttcttccaCAAAAAAAAGATATGTGACATCTTGCCATGtgaatttttatgggaaaaatatgaagtttttattagattctagcatttctcttttaaatctATGACAAACCTTAAAAGAGAaagtccaaagaaaaaaaaaaaaaaaaagctcaatgaGAGATCACAAAATGTATGTTTACTTAGATATTTATCATagatttactattaaatttatatatctaCTAATTCACATTTAtcctaatttttcatttaaaaaaaatacggAGAAAGTTCACTCTTACACTTTGCTGTTTTTCTTTGACACTTGTGGAGTTGTCTTTCACGATTTGGAAATTCACAGACTTGCATCTTCCCTCCATTGAGCTAAATGgaattgtcttttcttttcttttgaattttagaCAAAACtgataaaaaagaagaagtaacaTTGAGCTAAATGGATTGTTAATGGTTTATGTTCTGTGCCCAATCTAGCTATCAGTAGATCAAGATCACGCCATCtagagaaacttttttttttttttttttctcgaattATCAAGTCTAGGATTGCTTTTTTGATAAAATATCATACACTTGAGAGGAATGATCGATATTGTAACCATACTTTGCAAGAAACAGTTAATGGCTTTTTATACTGGAAGacaccaattaatataattgtTTCATGTCAATAGGAGGAGAAATTATATagaaatatatttaaatgaaaattatcaataattttATCAAGCCTAATTGCTTGTCATGACGTATTAGTCTCAAATGACTGGAATGATAACATGACGTGTTTACCTCGTTGTTTTGTTTTACATTTGAATCATAATAATCAGGTATGAATCAAGATTCATCAAAGAGATTGTTGAAGAAGTTTTGTGTAAAGTGAACCCTGCTCGCTTGGATGTTGCCAAACACCCAATAGGAATGGAGTCTCGTGTTCATCAAATTAAAGATTTATTAAATCTTGGAACACTTGATGTTCGTATTGTGGGCATTTACGAAATGGGTGGAGTGGGTAAAACAACTTTAGCAAAAGTTGTCTATAATGAAATACGTGTTGCATTTGAAGGAagtagttttctttcaaaccttAAAGAAAGTTTAGAAAAGCCCAATGGCTTAGTTCATTTACAAGAACAACTTCTTAATGATATCTTGAaaacgaatttgaagattggtAATGTTGATAGAGGAATTAATATAATTGAGGAAAGAGCTCGTGGAAAAAAGGTTCTtgttattcttgatgatgttgatgACTTTGAAAACTTACAAGTGTTATGTGAAAAGCAATGGTTTGGTCctggaagtagaatcattgtaaCAACTAGAGATGAACATTTGCTAAGTCAATTGGAAGtagatgaaaaatataaagtagaAGTATTGAATTATTGGGAGTCTCTTCGATTGTTCAGTTGGCATGCCTTCAAGATGGCCAATCCTTCTGGAGATTATTTAGGGCTTTCGTCTGAAGCAGTGCATTATGCTGGAGGACTTCCATTAGCTCTTATCACTTTGGGTTCTTTTCTCAAAGGAAGAAGCATTGCTGATTGGAaaagtaaattgaaaaaattacaaagaactCCTCATGACAAgattcaaaaaatactttaaaataagttttgattCATTGGAAAAATTTCAACAGGACATATTCCTTgatattgcatgtttctttGTTGGTATGGATAAAGAATATGCTATCAAAATCTTTGATAATTGTAATTTCTCTTCAGAGATTGATATTTCCATTCTCAATGAGAGGTCACTAGTGACAATTGATTACCAAGATAAGTTGAAGATGCATAATTTGATTCGAGATATGGGAAGAGAAATTGTTTGTGAAGAATCACCCAAATATCCAGGAAAACGCAGCAGGTTGTGGTTTCATGAGGATGTCGTAAATGTACTACACAAGCGTATGGTAAGAGGCATATGcatttcacttatatatataNNNNNNNNNNNNNNNNNNNNNNNNNNNNNNNNNNNNNNNNNNNNNNNNNNNNNNNNNNNNNNNNNNNNNNNNNNNNNNNNNNNNNNNNNNNNNNNNNNNNGGGGAAAggtggaagcgcagtatgcatatagatgcaggggaTGAGGGGAGGTGATAATAGATGCAGAAAATAAGCAGTTTAAATCAAAGCAGTAGAACCGACCAATGTGGCGGTATGACAATCgataatcaaaataaacaactgaAATTGAAAGCAGTTGATAAAACTTAAACTCAGAAAACAGATAATCGTTATAGATTATGTGATAAAACCTTTACAGGAGTAAGCGTTCGGACTTACTGAAGAAAggatagaagaagaagaagaatctgaagggAAATGGCTGGAGGATAGTGTTTCAGAGAACCTCTTAAAATgcctctgccttacaatggggagGGGGAGCCTGTTATATAGGCTAAGTAAAAGTAAAACAGTAAATTACAATCATCAGCCGCGTTCATGCGGTCAAAAGTGGACAGTAAAAAGTAAACAGTAAAGGCACGTCTGGCGCCAGTCTGAACAGTGAAAGCATAAATCTGAAACAGTAGATTGTCGGGACTGTAGTGTCGGCGgacaaatcttgaacagtgagtgaacagtgcatCTGAACAGTAATCTCAAATAGTGATGAACAGTGATCCGTCTAAGATCAAGGAGAACCAAATAATCTGAAACCAGCCGTCAGGGCCTAGCTTTGTCTAACAGAACTTTTTTGGCCGTTATGGAGCCAGCCTTGGAAACCCAAATTATTCTTCATTATCAAGAGGACCAATAGAGTCAAGATAAGTCTGAATCCATTGCTTCTTTTTAGAACAATATTTGGGAACAGGAGGAGGAGTGGGTGCAGAATACGGCACAATGGCATCATATCTGCGAGTCATAAGCTCAACTTTTTTAACAATGGGACCAATTTTTGGAGACATTGTCCAAGTTTTGCATTGAAACCAGcgtctttcaattttttcttgatttctgGCATATTTCCATTTGAGAAACCAAGGAATTCTGAATTCTCTGGCAAAATAAAGCATGGGAGAAAAAATAGGGTTGTAATGGGCAATAAAGCCTTTACAGCCAACATGAGAAGAGAATAGGTGAAAAGCATAAACAAGAGGATCAGGAAGAACATCAATTGTTAGGCCAAAATAATCCCACCAATGTTTGAACCAAGGGGGAAGCAGGCAATTGAAATCTTCAATGAAAGTAATGAACCAGAAGTGTTTGGACTCAGGGTTCTGGTAAAGCATAAAGCGAAACCAGGCATTGACATAATCATAATATGAAAAGCAAACTGGAGAATTGGAAGAGGGAAGAAGTTGAGATGGGTGGGAGCCCCATTCTTCAACGGAAATGAATTTGACAATATAGGCAATAGTCCCAACAGCCGTTAAAGGGTTGTCTTTTTTGGGAATAGACCTAAATTTGATAGAACTGGTTTTGACCAGTATATCAGTGAAAAAAAAGCAAATCTTTCAGAGGATGCTCAGGAATCCAATGAAATGAGCAGGGAAATAATTGAAGGCTAACTGTCCAGGAGTCCTGGAGAGATCTtgggaagaaaacaaatattgagAAAATGGTAGGGTAACCCAAGGGAAGGATAAAACAATTGGGTTAGAATTTGGTTCCGTCTGAGAACCAGGTTGGGAGCTGGATTCCGTCTGGGAATCTGAAACAGGAGGAATATAACCATGAAATGCAGAAGAATCTGACTGGACAATAAGTGGGGATTTCCCAAAAACACATGAAGTATGGGTCACGGGTTCTCCAAGAAAATCAAGGGGAATCATGTCAAGTGGGATGGAAGGACAAGGCTTCAAAACAGGattaaccttttcctttcccttgttGCTGGCCATTGTGGCACTGCAAGAATTCACGGGTAAGAAAATCAggtattgaattgtttgagcctttgatgtattcaatatcaaaatcaaaaacactcaaaatagcttgccatctggcaaaaatctgttttgatgcaatattttcaacatcttttttcaaaatatacttGGCTGATTTGCAATCAAttcttaaaagaaatttttgattgagTAAATCAGActgaaatttagtaatgcacaaaacaacagaaagtatttctttcttaatagtactataattactttGCGCAGAATTCCATGATCCAGAATGAAACCGAACAATTTGTTCAGAAGATTCTGGGTTAGATTCTGATGGAACAACTTGTTTGAGAATACCTCCAAAGCCAATTTCAGAGGCGTCAGTATCAACAATCTTGAAAGAATTATCAGAAGGGATGCCTAGACAAGGGAGAGTCTTGACATG from Corylus avellana chromosome ca10, CavTom2PMs-1.0 includes:
- the LOC132162959 gene encoding disease resistance protein RPV1-like, translating into MGQSFSVIRQSLKRKREPESDDQNEPRMVLVVEGANEDVQSNSTTRRSTSTSTAAPTLPLSFEPCWDHDVFLSFRGEDTRKNFIDHLYCALVSVGIRTFRDDEELRRGENISTELLNAIRGSRIFIVVFSKSYASSRWCLDELVEIVHRKNTVGHTLFPIFYHVNTSDVRKQIGTFAEAFVRHEEKFQTDMEKVQRWRAALTEAANCSGWDLESVANGYESRFIKEIVEEVLCKVNPARLDVAKHPIGMESRVHQIKDLLNLGTLDVRIVGIYEMGGVGKTTLAKVVYNEIRVAFEGSSFLSNLKESLEKPNGLVHLQEQLLNDILKTNLKIGNVDRGINIIEERARGKKVLVILDDVDDFENLQVLCEKQWFGPGSRIIVTTRDEHLLSQLEVDEKYKVEVLNYWESLRLFSWHAFKMANPSGDYLGLSSEAVHYAGGLPLALITLGSFLKGRSIADWKRHIP